A window from Puniceicoccus vermicola encodes these proteins:
- a CDS encoding sulfatase family protein has translation MRKTNILWIMTDQHNADCLSCLGHPVLRTPHIDSLAARGTCFTQAYCQYPQCTPSRISMLTGQYCKTSRQYGFLGNMGGEPAHLMNHFRDHGWKTGAVGKFHVDPLGMHFVPDFSAPTMSIDWFQAQPSDNHYGAYLEKHGLSYPTHETHGGQGDPPRMPEEPSAPMRSDVPYEHNLERWTADRTMDFISDCAEKEEPFIAWMSFERPHKPINIPKDEEDRIPLDRIPLDPPETEEQLLLLPRICIEGRMDICSDTWQTPDNFREVVRRYYTIIEMIDDQVGRVLAKLEELGLAENTAIAFCSDHGDMAGRKRIFDKCLHASSNQLVRIPLLLVPPRGQGQEGQVVDAPVENIDLYPTFCSWAGLDTPAHVEGHDLAPVCTGRESADPHRPAFCESYFRRAVVKDGWRLVHHVGGSVHELYHIAEDPLEYENLYLRSGHAEKVDALKHELILFLSGPHDETDTASIENAVLSTIERRRKFTHQNLHRNGTESGPYFICGRAIHALEWKHWTLFYRVDTREHMIFSKSDEERKDNLYGTPQGWVFGEMQDKLIDMLVEQHPALTWWEPEPLGSEMPTPSQVRAYLSLPLMQE, from the coding sequence ATGAGAAAAACAAATATTCTCTGGATTATGACGGATCAGCACAACGCCGACTGCCTGTCCTGTTTGGGACATCCTGTGCTGCGCACGCCGCACATCGACAGTCTGGCGGCTCGCGGTACCTGTTTCACACAGGCGTACTGTCAGTATCCCCAATGCACCCCGTCGCGGATCAGCATGCTGACGGGGCAATACTGCAAGACCAGCCGGCAGTACGGATTTCTAGGTAATATGGGCGGTGAGCCTGCGCATTTGATGAACCATTTTCGTGATCATGGCTGGAAGACCGGTGCGGTGGGGAAGTTTCACGTTGATCCATTGGGAATGCACTTCGTTCCCGATTTTTCAGCGCCTACCATGTCTATCGACTGGTTCCAGGCCCAGCCGTCCGATAATCATTACGGAGCCTATTTGGAAAAGCACGGTCTCTCCTATCCGACCCATGAGACCCACGGCGGCCAGGGCGATCCGCCCCGCATGCCTGAAGAACCCTCCGCTCCCATGCGCTCTGATGTTCCCTATGAACACAATCTGGAACGGTGGACCGCTGACCGCACCATGGACTTCATCAGTGACTGCGCGGAAAAAGAGGAGCCGTTTATAGCCTGGATGTCGTTTGAGCGTCCGCATAAACCCATCAATATTCCAAAGGATGAGGAAGACCGCATTCCGCTCGACCGCATACCGCTGGATCCGCCCGAAACCGAGGAGCAGCTTCTCCTCCTGCCGCGCATCTGCATTGAGGGGCGGATGGATATCTGCTCGGATACCTGGCAGACCCCGGACAACTTCCGCGAGGTGGTGCGGCGGTACTACACCATTATCGAAATGATCGACGACCAGGTGGGGCGCGTTCTGGCTAAACTTGAGGAACTGGGTTTGGCGGAAAATACCGCGATCGCCTTTTGTTCTGACCATGGCGACATGGCGGGACGCAAGAGGATCTTTGACAAGTGTCTGCATGCCAGCAGCAATCAGCTGGTCCGTATTCCCCTTCTGCTCGTTCCGCCCCGCGGGCAGGGTCAAGAAGGACAGGTGGTTGATGCCCCAGTCGAAAACATCGACCTCTACCCCACCTTCTGCTCCTGGGCAGGACTGGACACGCCCGCGCACGTGGAAGGACATGATTTGGCTCCGGTCTGCACCGGCAGGGAATCCGCCGATCCGCACCGTCCCGCCTTCTGTGAAAGCTATTTCCGCCGCGCCGTGGTGAAAGACGGCTGGCGTCTGGTTCATCACGTAGGGGGCAGTGTCCACGAGCTGTATCATATTGCAGAGGATCCGCTCGAATACGAGAACCTCTATCTGCGATCCGGTCATGCGGAAAAGGTGGATGCGCTCAAACATGAGCTGATCCTGTTTCTATCCGGCCCCCATGATGAAACCGACACGGCATCCATTGAGAATGCGGTTCTCTCAACGATTGAGAGGCGCCGGAAATTCACCCATCAAAATCTGCACCGTAATGGTACAGAGAGCGGTCCTTACTTTATCTGCGGTCGAGCCATTCATGCGTTGGAGTGGAAGCACTGGACCCTCTTCTACCGCGTAGATACCCGGGAGCATATGATTTTCAGCAAAAGCGATGAGGAGCGAAAAGATAACCTCTATGGCACACCGCAGGGCTGGGTTTTCGGCGAAATGCAGGACAAGCTGATCGACATGCTGGTTGAACAGCATCCGGCCCTGACCTGGTGGGAACCTGAACCACTGGGAAGCGAAATGCCTACCCCCAGTCAGGTCCGGGCTTATCTCAGTTTACCGCTTATGCAGGAATAA
- a CDS encoding IS4 family transposase translates to MNSGRLIFTQITDLIHREQFNRCIALHPMPRASKSMSARDQFLAMAFAQITFREILRDIEACLDGCAHCYAMGIRGKIVRTNLAYANGNRDWRVYEALAQILIHKARRLYVEDSNGLDIEEMVYALDASTIDLCLSMFPWAHFRQTKAAVKLHTMIDLRGSIPVFMRITDGSVHDVSILDEMIFKPSSIYVMDREYVDFAWLYRIHQAGAFFVTRAKSNMAFYVSDSLPVDKASGLRCDHSVGLKTAKSKRDYPAKLRRIRFVDPETGKSLVFINNHFGLSAVTIAKIYPAERDRWHIVPSGRRHQQLFFKWIKQNLRIKAFYGTSENAVKTQIWIAICVYLMVACLNKIHGFGEKLSRILQVLSVNAFQKAPLHQLFMDFCTNLDNP, encoded by the coding sequence ATGAATTCCGGACGCCTCATTTTCACCCAGATCACAGATCTCATCCATCGCGAGCAGTTCAACCGCTGCATCGCTCTGCACCCGATGCCAAGGGCAAGCAAGAGCATGAGCGCTCGCGATCAGTTTCTTGCCATGGCCTTCGCCCAAATTACCTTCCGGGAGATTCTGCGGGATATCGAAGCGTGCCTAGATGGTTGCGCCCATTGCTATGCGATGGGTATTCGCGGGAAGATCGTCCGGACCAATCTCGCCTACGCGAACGGGAATCGTGATTGGCGCGTCTACGAAGCTCTTGCCCAAATACTGATCCACAAAGCCCGCCGATTGTATGTCGAAGATTCCAACGGATTGGACATCGAGGAGATGGTTTACGCGCTCGATGCCTCGACCATCGACTTGTGCCTTTCGATGTTCCCGTGGGCTCATTTCAGGCAGACCAAAGCCGCAGTCAAGCTGCACACGATGATCGACTTGAGAGGCTCCATCCCGGTATTCATGCGCATCACCGACGGGAGCGTCCATGATGTAAGCATACTCGACGAGATGATTTTCAAGCCCTCGAGCATCTATGTCATGGATCGTGAATACGTCGATTTTGCATGGCTTTATCGCATTCATCAAGCAGGAGCATTCTTCGTCACGCGGGCCAAGAGCAACATGGCTTTCTATGTCAGTGATTCCCTTCCGGTCGACAAGGCCAGTGGTTTGCGTTGCGACCATAGTGTCGGTTTGAAGACCGCGAAGAGCAAACGGGATTACCCTGCAAAACTCAGACGCATCCGCTTCGTCGATCCAGAAACGGGCAAAAGCTTGGTATTTATCAACAATCATTTCGGCCTGTCCGCAGTGACCATCGCCAAAATCTATCCCGCTGAGCGGGATCGTTGGCATATCGTACCGAGCGGCCGGCGACATCAACAACTCTTCTTCAAATGGATCAAGCAAAACCTCAGGATAAAGGCGTTCTACGGCACCTCCGAAAACGCGGTGAAGACACAGATATGGATCGCTATCTGCGTTTACCTCATGGTGGCCTGTCTCAATAAGATTCATGGATTCGGCGAAAAACTCAGCCGGATTTTGCAAGTTTTGAGCGTCAACGCATTTCAGAAAGCACCTCTCCATCAGCTCTTTATGGATTTTTGCACAAATCTTGACAATCCCTAA
- a CDS encoding amylo-alpha-1,6-glucosidase, protein MNDQLLFDAEAAARKVIKKSFTPRGLCASSDGYSQVWARDTMITMLGASINGDDAVLNCLDVSIETLGAHQDNFGQIPYLVHCDSGQTEWGSSDANVWWILGVAIAHQHHDLSWRKKQAQRIVKALNWCEGMEIRKNDLMISTEMIDWADLMPNRDHVLFPNVLYSTALRVGAELLEDILPNDAARFREKSKQVRQAIRKLFLVAENVPTMDKTHFQLRTMIHAQLRHKPYFLPWVSQCDWGEHFDTTANLMTILTGIAETNETDRILDYIDAVGVNRPYPVRVLYPAIEPNDKEWRDYMKLFNLNLPNQYHNGGIWPWVGGLYVAALVKANRLDKAKTELIHLAEALRLGEEEWECNEWLHGCTGIPMGYPYQAWSAGVFLYALEAVKRGKLEDLLME, encoded by the coding sequence ATGAACGATCAGTTACTCTTTGATGCCGAAGCAGCCGCTCGTAAAGTTATCAAAAAAAGTTTCACTCCTCGAGGGTTATGCGCGTCCTCTGATGGTTACTCTCAGGTCTGGGCTCGAGACACAATGATCACCATGCTAGGTGCTTCTATCAATGGAGACGACGCTGTCCTCAACTGCTTAGATGTTTCGATTGAGACGCTAGGTGCTCACCAAGATAACTTTGGACAAATCCCCTACCTTGTCCATTGTGATAGTGGTCAAACGGAATGGGGATCCTCAGATGCCAATGTTTGGTGGATTCTCGGTGTCGCCATAGCTCATCAACATCATGATTTATCGTGGAGGAAGAAGCAAGCTCAGCGAATCGTCAAAGCATTAAACTGGTGTGAGGGAATGGAGATACGTAAGAATGATCTCATGATTTCCACTGAAATGATCGATTGGGCTGACTTGATGCCAAATAGAGATCATGTGTTATTCCCAAATGTACTTTACTCTACCGCGCTTCGAGTTGGCGCAGAGCTACTAGAAGATATTCTTCCTAACGATGCTGCTAGGTTTCGAGAAAAATCAAAGCAAGTGCGACAAGCCATCAGAAAACTTTTTCTCGTCGCCGAGAACGTCCCCACAATGGACAAGACACACTTCCAATTGCGAACCATGATTCATGCTCAATTAAGACACAAGCCTTACTTTCTACCTTGGGTGAGCCAATGCGACTGGGGAGAGCACTTTGACACAACAGCGAATTTAATGACCATCCTCACTGGCATTGCGGAAACCAATGAGACGGATCGTATTCTAGATTACATTGATGCTGTTGGCGTTAACCGGCCCTATCCAGTTCGAGTCCTTTACCCAGCCATTGAGCCTAACGATAAAGAGTGGCGTGATTACATGAAACTTTTCAACCTCAACCTTCCAAACCAATATCACAATGGTGGTATCTGGCCATGGGTGGGTGGACTTTACGTGGCAGCTCTTGTGAAAGCCAATCGTTTAGACAAAGCCAAAACCGAACTGATTCACCTAGCTGAAGCACTGCGTTTAGGCGAAGAAGAGTGGGAGTGTAATGAATGGCTTCATGGTTGTACGGGCATTCCAATGGGATACCCCTATCAGGCATGGAGTGCTGGCGTTTTCTTATATGCACTTGAGGCCGTTAAACGAGGGAAGCTAGAAGATCTCTTGATGGAATGA
- a CDS encoding PEP-CTERM sorting domain-containing protein (PEP-CTERM proteins occur, often in large numbers, in the proteomes of bacteria that also encode an exosortase, a predicted intramembrane cysteine proteinase. The presence of a PEP-CTERM domain at a protein's C-terminus predicts cleavage within the sorting domain, followed by covalent anchoring to some some component of the (usually Gram-negative) cell surface. Many PEP-CTERM proteins exhibit an unusual sequence composition that includes large numbers of potential glycosylation sites. Expression of one such protein has been shown restore the ability of a bacterium to form floc, a type of biofilm.), whose amino-acid sequence MKTISKIFLLSLFVTGSASAALLMDFAGGGSSTNPSYTFTMSDLTTTPSRSGVQPSNDLLLSGTLAGVTGTIDVTVQALASFTMTGVDISDETNANGISANSNSGWGVNPNSPLNNIGPDTMLAFTFDLGSADLPAGFELAITRIQTGNQGTITDIRMVVDGISDTEYITTATASGSPYDGEGFDFFPGTQIANGTRVGFALGAGETDDFRLDEMTLSLVAVPEPSSLALMYIASLAGLGYFRKRR is encoded by the coding sequence ATGAAAACCATCTCCAAAATATTTTTACTCTCCTTATTCGTGACCGGAAGCGCATCTGCTGCCTTGCTTATGGACTTTGCGGGAGGAGGTTCTAGCACGAATCCTAGTTACACTTTTACAATGTCAGACTTGACGACGACTCCCTCGAGGAGCGGTGTTCAACCAAGTAATGATTTACTTTTAAGCGGAACCTTGGCGGGTGTGACGGGTACGATTGACGTTACAGTACAGGCACTGGCATCCTTCACCATGACGGGGGTCGACATTTCGGATGAGACGAATGCTAATGGTATTTCTGCAAATTCTAATAGTGGCTGGGGTGTGAATCCTAATAGTCCCTTAAATAATATTGGTCCTGATACGATGCTGGCTTTCACCTTCGATTTAGGAAGTGCTGACTTACCTGCGGGGTTCGAATTAGCGATTACTCGAATCCAAACGGGAAATCAAGGGACGATTACTGACATTCGTATGGTAGTCGATGGTATTTCTGACACTGAATACATTACAACTGCCACCGCCAGTGGTTCTCCTTATGATGGAGAGGGTTTTGATTTTTTCCCCGGGACTCAAATTGCTAATGGTACTCGGGTGGGTTTTGCTCTGGGAGCAGGAGAAACTGACGATTTTCGTTTGGATGAAATGACATTATCTTTAGTCGCCGTTCCAGAACCCTCAAGTCTTGCATTGATGTATATTGCATCACTGGCAGGCCTCGGTTATTTTCGTAAACGCAGATAA
- a CDS encoding alpha-L-fucosidase has product MNCPISIPWPHAVGTWWRNSTAARDRDLKVALYHSLNNWMDQPDSCDALESKDAYEEFIGNTFERIRELVTRFNSVDVLWYDGWWPFNSKQWKAEEMNAHVGSFCPHLEACAKSTNTDGQTFDSKKAGLHLQFDIRPSSPHEYLHRRIHPNPETAPRIHSCSLLF; this is encoded by the coding sequence CTGAATTGTCCGATTTCAATTCCATGGCCGCATGCGGTCGGGACCTGGTGGAGGAATTCGACCGCGGCCCGGGATCGGGACCTGAAAGTGGCACTCTATCACAGTCTGAACAACTGGATGGATCAGCCGGATTCATGCGATGCTTTGGAAAGCAAGGACGCCTATGAGGAATTCATCGGCAATACCTTTGAGCGAATTCGGGAGCTGGTCACAAGATTCAATTCCGTGGATGTCCTCTGGTACGACGGCTGGTGGCCGTTCAATTCCAAGCAATGGAAGGCGGAGGAGATGAATGCGCATGTGGGTTCTTTTTGTCCTCATTTGGAGGCTTGCGCAAAGTCTACGAATACCGATGGCCAGACCTTCGATTCCAAGAAAGCGGGACTGCACCTTCAGTTTGACATCCGGCCCTCATCTCCCCATGAATACCTTCATCGTCGCATCCATCCCAACCCAGAAACCGCTCCTCGTATTCATTCATGCAGTCTACTATTTTAA
- a CDS encoding sugar-binding protein, whose product MDGKLGDWDLSGQIEMFVFQSLQDKQNAKFAIMYDANALYLSGEVRDPTPMMNRHNPDVTGDKGWDADSAQFRITVDPSREYPEEESAFKYSRNKELVDSRDDIKHLTLWYYTDKDLPVLQLYKGMSYRPENPDWGRFSIAPEEKFQSAYIPTPDGKGYTFEYRVPWTTLGVEAPPRGGDAVAGCGGGMWTDIWK is encoded by the coding sequence GTGGATGGCAAGCTCGGCGACTGGGACCTTTCCGGTCAGATCGAGATGTTTGTGTTCCAGTCTCTTCAGGACAAACAAAATGCCAAGTTTGCCATCATGTACGATGCCAATGCGCTCTATCTCAGCGGAGAGGTGCGCGACCCTACCCCAATGATGAACCGGCACAACCCCGATGTGACGGGGGATAAGGGCTGGGATGCAGATTCTGCACAATTTCGCATCACAGTCGATCCTTCGAGAGAATATCCTGAAGAAGAAAGCGCCTTTAAGTATAGCCGAAACAAGGAACTTGTTGATTCGAGGGATGATATCAAGCACCTCACACTTTGGTATTACACCGACAAAGACCTGCCAGTTCTTCAGCTATATAAAGGCATGTCCTACCGTCCGGAAAATCCGGATTGGGGCCGTTTCAGCATTGCCCCCGAAGAGAAATTTCAGTCGGCCTATATTCCCACACCCGACGGCAAAGGCTATACCTTTGAATACCGGGTCCCCTGGACCACCCTGGGCGTCGAAGCTCCGCCTCGTGGCGGTGACGCGGTGGCGGGATGTGGTGGCGGGATGTGGACGGACATCTGGAAATGA
- a CDS encoding glycoside hydrolase family 130 protein — translation MQIERLPTNPLFTPADIKPSRPDVEIMCAFNPGATLYGGKRLLLLRVAEMATPDKGCVATPIFDPETGEVHIQQFRKDDPDLELPDPRFFKHKGKIYLTSLSHLRIATSDDGLNFTIDDQPSIFPVGHYEAFGIEDARITEIEGTYYINYTAASDFGVVTSLITTTDFKNFKRKGIIFGPDNKDVALFPEKINGRYQAFHRPAVVHTGKPSIWTASSTDMLDWGRHEYIIGPRSGHWDCERVGAGSAPIKTPEGWLAFYHAADYDTRYCLGILLLDLDKPSKVLARSEKPFFIPETSYECEGGFMPNVVFHNGTIVPGDGSVELYYGGGDLVTCGARVQLSDLLNHLKISGENEI, via the coding sequence ATGCAAATCGAACGCCTTCCCACCAATCCACTTTTCACGCCCGCGGATATCAAGCCGTCCCGCCCGGATGTGGAGATCATGTGTGCCTTTAACCCGGGAGCGACTCTCTACGGTGGAAAGCGTCTGCTCCTGCTGCGGGTGGCCGAAATGGCCACACCAGACAAGGGCTGCGTGGCGACCCCCATTTTTGATCCTGAAACCGGCGAGGTGCATATCCAGCAATTCAGAAAGGATGACCCCGATCTCGAACTGCCCGATCCCCGCTTTTTCAAACACAAGGGCAAGATCTACCTGACCAGCCTCAGTCACCTCCGAATCGCCACCTCGGACGACGGACTCAACTTCACGATTGACGATCAACCCAGCATCTTTCCCGTCGGCCACTACGAAGCCTTCGGCATCGAGGACGCTAGGATTACGGAAATTGAGGGAACCTATTACATCAACTACACCGCCGCCTCCGATTTTGGCGTAGTCACCTCACTGATCACGACGACGGACTTCAAAAACTTTAAGCGGAAAGGCATCATCTTCGGCCCCGACAACAAAGATGTCGCCCTCTTCCCGGAGAAGATCAACGGTCGCTATCAGGCTTTCCACCGTCCGGCGGTGGTACACACGGGAAAGCCCTCGATCTGGACCGCCTCCTCGACCGACATGCTCGACTGGGGGCGTCACGAGTACATCATCGGTCCCCGCTCTGGACACTGGGATTGCGAACGAGTGGGTGCCGGAAGCGCTCCGATCAAAACACCCGAAGGCTGGCTCGCATTCTACCACGCGGCTGATTACGACACGCGCTACTGCCTCGGCATTCTTCTTCTCGACCTCGATAAGCCCTCGAAGGTTCTGGCCCGCTCGGAGAAGCCTTTCTTCATTCCGGAAACCTCCTATGAATGCGAGGGTGGCTTCATGCCCAATGTCGTCTTTCACAACGGAACCATCGTGCCCGGGGACGGCAGTGTGGAACTTTACTACGGCGGCGGCGACCTCGTAACCTGCGGAGCTCGGGTGCAACTTTCCGATCTTCTCAATCATTTGAAAATCTCCGGCGAAAACGAGATCTAA
- a CDS encoding glycoside hydrolase family 2 protein has translation MPIHFKKTNQILNSGWLLRCEDADAPHNAHEWVDVDLPLHVQTSAHGLPLNQLYQGLDTEKVAWMADKTWVYRREIDVPHVNADREIVLCFKGIDYSFRIDVDGEERIRKDGMFSHTEVPLTPGLHTVEVRIFPPTFVVERMAGHNAGELPLNHGLKARFSKGWDWAPPLLTAGIWDDVELVERQRRHVRSAWVQTRLSNRNRADCMVYVHLSEPVAAATITVQLDGHKHRFSVVGDRDFVLPVTLTNPTLWWPNGLGRPDLVELAISVAVEGETLDEYAVLTGLREVRKEPAQGQRPNDTPHQLMINGRRVFLRGANWVPGDCCFAAMTRERYESQLTPYARSHFNIIRVWGGGLIEKASFYETCDRLGLMVMQEFPLACEKVPEREDFLRLVKQEMEDFVPRLNPHPSIVMWTGGNEHFHYWDALESGTPEMNAAKSDFSMRFWNDQEMIGGNDPYRNLVLLFIGGLFEKLDGTRPFQPTSGMEGEGEPHGIWNFNPRLGDQRMRDYDNLYDFWNDAKEHFYSEASVEGIASRESIAHVLDSVAPDLPDPDDPVWIHHKAFDACWPIPRSLYPDRDANPKAALDSSLPSPLQTNHHHANRTPSHQSTFHARGYQAVPPGCGDHVCL, from the coding sequence ATGCCTATACACTTTAAAAAAACGAATCAGATTCTAAACTCCGGCTGGCTCCTGCGCTGTGAGGATGCCGATGCCCCGCACAACGCTCATGAGTGGGTGGATGTGGACCTGCCCCTTCATGTACAGACCTCGGCCCACGGCCTTCCGCTAAACCAGCTCTATCAGGGGCTCGATACCGAGAAGGTTGCGTGGATGGCCGACAAGACCTGGGTGTACCGTCGCGAGATTGATGTGCCGCATGTCAACGCCGACAGAGAGATCGTATTGTGCTTCAAGGGCATCGACTACAGTTTCCGCATCGATGTCGACGGGGAGGAGCGGATCCGTAAGGACGGCATGTTCTCCCACACCGAAGTCCCGTTGACGCCCGGGCTCCACACCGTGGAGGTTCGGATATTCCCACCGACTTTTGTTGTCGAGCGTATGGCGGGACACAACGCGGGGGAACTCCCCTTGAATCACGGCCTGAAGGCCCGCTTTAGCAAGGGCTGGGACTGGGCCCCGCCTCTGCTCACTGCCGGAATCTGGGACGACGTGGAATTGGTTGAACGCCAACGGCGACATGTTCGGAGTGCCTGGGTTCAGACCCGTCTCAGCAACCGCAACCGGGCTGATTGCATGGTGTACGTGCATCTCAGCGAACCGGTCGCGGCCGCCACGATCACGGTTCAGCTTGACGGCCACAAGCACAGATTCAGCGTGGTCGGTGACCGTGATTTCGTCCTCCCCGTAACCTTAACGAACCCGACGTTGTGGTGGCCGAACGGTCTTGGCCGTCCGGACCTAGTGGAGCTGGCCATTTCTGTGGCCGTGGAAGGTGAAACCCTGGATGAATACGCCGTCCTCACAGGTTTGCGAGAAGTTCGCAAAGAACCCGCACAGGGTCAGAGACCCAACGACACCCCGCACCAACTGATGATCAATGGTCGCCGGGTATTTTTGCGCGGTGCAAACTGGGTGCCGGGTGACTGCTGTTTTGCTGCAATGACCCGCGAGCGTTACGAATCACAGCTCACCCCCTACGCCCGGTCGCATTTTAATATCATCCGCGTATGGGGAGGAGGGTTGATTGAAAAGGCCTCTTTTTACGAAACCTGTGACCGGCTCGGTCTGATGGTCATGCAGGAGTTTCCACTGGCCTGTGAAAAGGTTCCGGAGAGAGAGGACTTTCTTCGCCTTGTCAAACAAGAGATGGAAGACTTCGTGCCCCGTCTCAATCCGCACCCCTCTATTGTGATGTGGACGGGGGGAAACGAGCATTTTCATTATTGGGATGCCCTGGAAAGCGGAACCCCGGAGATGAATGCGGCCAAATCCGATTTCTCCATGCGGTTTTGGAACGACCAAGAGATGATCGGTGGTAACGACCCGTACCGCAACCTAGTATTGCTGTTCATCGGCGGGCTGTTTGAGAAGCTTGACGGCACCCGGCCGTTCCAGCCGACCTCCGGCATGGAAGGTGAAGGTGAACCGCACGGCATCTGGAACTTTAATCCCCGGCTCGGCGATCAGCGCATGCGCGACTACGACAACCTATATGACTTCTGGAACGACGCCAAAGAGCACTTCTATTCCGAGGCTTCGGTGGAAGGGATTGCTTCCCGGGAAAGCATCGCGCATGTTTTAGACAGCGTTGCCCCGGACCTGCCCGATCCTGACGATCCGGTCTGGATTCATCATAAAGCATTCGATGCCTGCTGGCCGATTCCCCGTAGTTTGTATCCTGACCGCGACGCCAACCCCAAAGCAGCTCTAGATTCCTCTTTGCCTTCTCCTTTACAAACCAACCACCATCATGCAAATCGAACGCCTTCCCACCAATCCACTTTTCACGCCCGCGGATATCAAGCCGTCCCGCCCGGATGTGGAGATCATGTGTGCCTTTAA
- a CDS encoding ATP-binding protein produces MVNAKRYPVVTVLGPRQSGKTTLVRSLFPDHGYCNLEDPELRALATRDPKEFLHRHRPPLILDEVHRVPSLLSLLQVRIDERPAEKGAFILTGSHRPRIRESIGQSLAGRTSILKLLPLSIAELSAWGVTQDRDALPANDLYRSFYETYVERDVRQLIELRNLQAFELFMKLLAGRVGQLLNLHALAGEIGVSSPTLREWLSVLEASFVVFLLPPYYNNFTEPGLAAYLLEIRTPQQMSRDPLLGNLFENLVVMEALKSRWNQGVDPDLYHIRDQGG; encoded by the coding sequence TTGGTCAACGCAAAGCGCTATCCTGTGGTTACGGTGCTCGGGCCGCGTCAATCGGGTAAAACAACGCTGGTGCGTTCGCTATTTCCCGACCACGGCTACTGCAACCTCGAAGACCCGGAACTACGTGCTTTGGCGACTCGGGACCCCAAGGAGTTTTTGCATCGACACCGTCCTCCGCTGATTCTGGATGAAGTGCATCGGGTGCCTTCGCTGCTCAGTCTCCTGCAGGTGCGGATCGACGAGCGTCCCGCCGAAAAAGGAGCTTTCATACTGACAGGGTCGCACCGGCCCCGCATACGTGAAAGCATCGGTCAGTCGCTTGCGGGCCGCACTTCAATCCTGAAGTTGCTCCCCTTGTCCATAGCCGAACTTTCGGCCTGGGGCGTCACGCAGGATCGCGATGCGCTGCCTGCCAACGATCTCTACCGCAGTTTTTACGAGACCTATGTCGAACGCGATGTGCGCCAGTTGATCGAATTGCGGAACTTGCAAGCCTTCGAGTTGTTCATGAAGCTGTTGGCCGGGCGTGTGGGGCAGCTGCTGAATCTGCATGCGCTGGCAGGTGAGATTGGCGTCAGTTCACCGACGCTTCGCGAGTGGTTGTCCGTGCTGGAGGCATCGTTTGTCGTCTTTCTCTTGCCTCCTTACTACAACAATTTCACGGAACCTGGGTTGGCGGCATACCTTTTGGAGATACGGACGCCGCAGCAAATGAGTCGGGATCCACTGCTGGGAAACCTGTTTGAAAATCTGGTGGTGATGGAGGCGCTTAAATCGCGATGGAATCAGGGGGTCGATCCGGATCTCTACCACATCCGCGATCAGGGGGGTTGA